GCGCTGGCGGGCGATGGAGGGACGGCCGACATAGGTTTCCAAGCCCTCTCAGGGGCCCTCGAGAGGTGGCACGACTTCGTCTACGTGTGCTTAGACAACGAGGCCTACATGAACACGGGAATACAGCGCTCAAGCGCAACGCCCTACGGAGCCTGGACAACCACCTCCCCAGTCGGTAGGAGGAGTAAGGGTAAGCCTACGTGGAAGAAGGACGTAGCGGCCATAGTGATGGCGCACAGAATACCTTACGTAGCCACGGCTACCCCTGCATACCCAATCGACTTAGTCAATAAGGCTAGGAGGGCGGCTGAAGTAGAGGGGCCGGCATACCTACACGTATACTGCTCCTGCCCACCAGGCTGGAGGCTTCCGTCAGATAAAGCGCTCGAGGTACTTAGGCTCGGCGTCGAGTCGGGGGTACTGCCGATCTACGAGGTGGTCGAGGGGGAGTTGAGGGTCACCGTTAAGCCCCTTAAGCGTAAGCCTGTGGCTGAGTACTTAAAGATGCAGGGTAGGTTCGCCCACTTGACCGAGGCAGACGTAGAGCTCATCCAGCGGCACGTAGACGAGGTGGCTGAGAGGCTAGGCCTACCCCCGAGAGCATAGCAGCTAGCTATCGAGCTTCCCCAGCGCCCTCCTTAAGGTTTCTTCGTACAGATTCCCTCCGTGGAGGTCTATCGCCACTAACAGTGGAGCTAGCTCCTTTACTTCAAGTACCCAGAGGGCCTCGGGGATCCCTAAGTCTAGCCAGTGGGCCTCTAAGACCCTCACCACCGACTTAGCGGCTAAGACCCCTGCGCCTCCAGGGTAGGCTAAGTAGACAGCGTTAGCCTCGCGCAGCTTTACAGCCCAGCTAGGAGAGAGGCCCCCCTTGCCGATGACGGCGCCCACCTTAAACCTCCTAGCCACCTCCACGGCGAGCTCCTCAAACCTAGCCGAGGTCGTTGGGCCGATGGACAGTATCCTCCAGCCCTCAGCTACTTTAAGCGCCAAGGGACCTGCGTGGAATAAGACAGCTCCGCTTAGCTCAACGGGAGGGGGCTGGCTCTTATCGTGGAGCTCAATTAGCCTAGCGTGGGCTCGGTCGCGCGCAACAACCACCCTGCCGCTGAGCTTTACTAGGTCCCCGGCCCTGAGGCCTAGCAGCTCACTGAGGCTTAGAGGGGTGCTTAAGGCCCTCAAGCCCCCCACCTTAGCGTGGCCCTCCTCATAGCCCAGCAGCTAAAAGCGACAGCGACCGGTAGGCATGCGGTGTGTGTATGAGCATACTCTACGTTAACAGCTAGGGCTGTGCGCCTACCTCCCAGGCCCATCGGGCCTATCCCTAGGCTATTTACTTTACGCGTAAGCCCTTGCTCAAGATTAAGAGAGGAGGGCCCCCCGCCTCCGCAGCCACCTAGCGGCCTTAAGAGTGCTCTCTTAGCCAGCTTCAAGGCGGTGTCTGCTGAGCCCCCTACGCCCACCCCCACTATGGTTGGTGGGCAGGGCAGCCCGCCAGCCTCAAGCACTGTGCGTAGGACGAGCTTCTCAACACCAGCGAGCCCAACCGTAGGCGGGAGCATATATAGCCTAGTGGCGTTCTCTGAGCCGGCCCCCTTAGCGACCACGGTAATCTCCAGGAGGCCTTCGTTATTAAACGACCACTCGAAGGATGGCTGAAGCACGCCCACGTTGTCGCCCGTGTTAATCCTAGTTACGGGGTGGACTACGTTCGGCCTCAGCGGGACCTCCTTAGTAGCCCTCCTGACAGCCCTCACCGAGGCCCCCACGACCACGCTGGGGCTAAACTTAGACGCGTCGAGGTCTACGTAGAATGTAAAGAGCCCCGTGTCTTGGCATACTGGAAGCCCCTCCTCCTCCGCTAGCTCAACGTTCCTCAAGATGGCTTCGAGCTGGGCCCTGGCCACCTGACTATCCTCCTCCCTTAGAGCCTCCTCGAGCTCCTGCTTTACGTCTACTG
This genomic window from Candidatus Nezhaarchaeota archaeon contains:
- the porB gene encoding pyruvate synthase subunit PorB, coding for MSYFSSVKSLPREEFLAPGHRACQGCMESLAIRLILKGIGPNCVVATATGCAEVTTTPYPYTAWRVPWIHVAFENAAAVASGIEAAFKALMRKGRLEKEQIHVIALAGDGGTADIGFQALSGALERWHDFVYVCLDNEAYMNTGIQRSSATPYGAWTTTSPVGRRSKGKPTWKKDVAAIVMAHRIPYVATATPAYPIDLVNKARRAAEVEGPAYLHVYCSCPPGWRLPSDKALEVLRLGVESGVLPIYEVVEGELRVTVKPLKRKPVAEYLKMQGRFAHLTEADVELIQRHVDEVAERLGLPPRA
- a CDS encoding FumA C-terminus/TtdB family hydratase beta subunit, which encodes MGGLRALSTPLSLSELLGLRAGDLVKLSGRVVVARDRAHARLIELHDKSQPPPVELSGAVLFHAGPLALKVAEGWRILSIGPTTSARFEELAVEVARRFKVGAVIGKGGLSPSWAVKLREANAVYLAYPGGAGVLAAKSVVRVLEAHWLDLGIPEALWVLEVKELAPLLVAIDLHGGNLYEETLRRALGKLDS
- a CDS encoding fumarate hydratase codes for the protein MKRVEGGLEDALVGLIKRCVTSLPVDVKQELEEALREEDSQVARAQLEAILRNVELAEEEGLPVCQDTGLFTFYVDLDASKFSPSVVVGASVRAVRRATKEVPLRPNVVHPVTRINTGDNVGVLQPSFEWSFNNEGLLEITVVAKGAGSENATRLYMLPPTVGLAGVEKLVLRTVLEAGGLPCPPTIVGVGVGGSADTALKLAKRALLRPLGGCGGGGPSSLNLEQGLTRKVNSLGIGPMGLGGRRTALAVNVEYAHTHTACLPVAVAFSCWAMRRATLRWGA